The Nocardia sp. NBC_01329 sequence CAGTACCGCAACCTCGGTGCTGGTCACGATATTCCTGGTGCTGGTGATCTCCTTCTTCTTCGTCAAGGACGGGCCCCGATTCGTTCCTTGGATGCACAAGTTCACCGGTGGGCGCAGTGGCCGGCACTTCGAGGAAGTGCTGGTGCGGGTGTGGGATGTGCTCGGCGGGTTCATCCGCACCCAGGCGCTGGTCAGCTTCATCGACGCGTTCTTCATCGGCCTCGGGCTGGTATTGCTCGGAGTACCACTGTGGGGGGTACTCACGGCACTGACGTTCCTGGGCGGGTTCATTCCCATGGTCGGGGCTTTCGTCGCCGGCGCGCTGGCGGTGCTCGTCGCACTGGTGGGCAACGGGTTCACCACGGCCCTGATCGTGCTCGTGATCATCATCGCGGTCCAGCAGCTCGAGGGCAATGTGCTGCAACCGGTACTGCAGAGCCGCACCATGAAGCTGCACGCGGTGGTGGTCCTGCTCGCGGTCACCGGCGGCGCCACCCTGTACGGCATCACCGGAGCGTTCCTGGCGGTCCCGGTGGTGGCCGTAGCCGCGGTGGTGGTCCGCTATATCAGCGAACAGATCGACGTGGCGGTGGGGGAACCCGATCCGTCCGGGGAAAAGGCGACGGACCCCACCCCGTCCGAAGTGGACACGGAGAAAGCTGCGGAACCAGGGCAGTAGGCCCGTTCCTGACGGGCTGGTCACGGTACGCCGAGTAGGTTTTCGAGCGCGGCGATATGGGTTTCGAAGACCTGCGCGCGGTCGGTGAAAGTGTCGGCTCCGTACATATCGAAGACATCGAAGCTCACAGCCCCGAACAGCGTGCACCAGACGGTGAGGCCGCGCGCGAGCAACCAGTCCGGCACGTCCAGCTCGAAATCGGCTCGGATCCGAACGAAATCGCCGGCCAGCGGTCCGGCGGGAGCCGGCTGACCACCTGCCGGTGGCGCGAGTAGTCCGCGTCGGTGGGCTGCATCGAAGAGCCCCATCAGTGTCGCGATCACCCGGGTACCCGGAGTGACCGTGCGATCGGCCGGAGCCGCGTATCCGGGTACCGGGGTACCGAACAGCAGGCCGTACCAGGCGGGTTCGGCGAGCGCCCAGGTACGGACGGTACGGGCGGTGACCCGGAATTGTTCGATCGGGTCGTCGGGTGCGGTGGCGAGGGCGGCCTCGACGGCATCGCCCAGTGCGTCGTAGCCGTCGATCACCAGCAGGGTCAGCAGTTCGTCACGGCTGCGGACGTAACGGTAGACCGCCGAGGAGACCACACCCAGGTCGCGGGCCACCGCGCGTAACGACAGGGCGGCGGCGCCGTCGGTGGCAAGATGTTCACGCGCGATCCGCTTGATATCGGTCATGGTCTGGGCCCGGGCGCGGGCGCGGGGTGTGGTCATTCCTTCAGCCTGACCAATTACGAGAGCACTGTCAACAATAGTGAGCGTTGCTCCCGTCCAGCTATGTTAATGTTACCGCACGTCACTGCTGACCATCCGAACCAAGGAGAAGCCCCATGTCCGAGGCGGCCACGGATTTCGATGTCCTCATCGTCGGCTCCGGGTTCGGTGGCAGTGTCACCGCCCTACGACTGGTCGAGAAGGGTTACCGCGTCGGCGTCCTCGAAGCCGGCCGCCGCTACGCCGACGACGAACTGCCGAAAACCAGCTGGGAACTGCGCAAGTTCCTGTGGGCACCGAAACTCGGCTGCTACGGCATCCAGCGCATCCACCCGCTGCGCAATGTGCTCATCCTCGGCGGCGCCGGAGTCGGCGGCGGATCACTCAATTACGCCAACACGCTCTACGTTCCGCCGGAGCCGTTCTTCCAGGACCCGCAGTGGCGCGACATCACCGACTGGCGTGGCGAACTCACGCCCTACTACGAGCAGGCGAAACGAATGCTCGGCGTAGTACAGAACCCGCATATGACACCGGCGGACGAAGTCTTCAAACAGGTCGCCGACGATATGGGCGTCGGCGAGACTTTCGTACGGACACCGGTGGGAGTGTTCTTCGGCGAACCCGGTGAAACGGTGGACGATCCGTATTTCGGTGGCGTCGGACCGGCTCGCACCGGATGCCTGGAATGTGGCGACTGCATGGTCGGATGCAAATTCGGGGCGAAGAACACTCTCGTCAAGAACTATCTGTATCTCGCCGAACAGGCCGGGGCGCAGGTGGTACCGATGACGACGGTGACCGAACTGCGGCCGCGAGCGGACGGCAGCTGGGTGGTTTCGGCGCAGAAGACCGGCGCCTGGGTACGCAAACAGCGCACCACCTACACCGCCCGCCAGGTCGTGGTGGCGGCCGGAACCCTCGGCACCCAGCGGCTGCTGCACGAGATGCGGGATCGCCGGGTACTGCCGGAGCTGTCCGACCGTCTCGGCCTGCTCACCCGCACCAACTCCGAATCGATCGTCGGCGCTGCCACCAAGAAGCTCGCGCCCGGCCAGGATTTCACCCGGGGCGTCGCGATCACCTCATCGATCCACCCGACCCCCGACACCCATATCGAACCGGTGCGCTACGGCCGGGGTTCCAACGCGATGGGGTTGCTCCAGACCCTGATGGTCGACGGCGGCGGCCGGATCCCGCGCTGGCTGCGGTTCCTCGGGACCGCGCTGCGCCATCCGCTGCTGATGCTCAGTTTCCTCAGCGTTCGCAATTGGAGTGAGCGCACCATCATCTCGCTGGTGATGCAGCATCTCGACAACTCCATCACCACCTACACGACCCGCGGACTCTTCGGCCGCAAGCTCACCAGCAAGCAGGGTCACGGCGAACCCAATCCGACCTGGATCCCGGCGGGCAACGAGGCCACCCGCCGGGTCGCCGAGCAGATCGGCGGGACCGCGGGCGGAACCTGGGGTGAGGTGTTCAATATCCCGCTCACCGCACATTTCCTCGGCGGTGCCGCGATCGGCGCCGATCGCGACTCCGGGGTGATCGACGCGTACCACCGGGTATTCGGCTATCCCACGCTGAGTGTGGTGGACGGGGCCGCGGTATCGGCCAATCTCGGCGTGAATCCGTCGCTGACCATCACCGCGCAAGCCGAACGCGCAGCCGCGTACTGGCCGAACAAGGGCGAACAAGATCCCCGGCCCGCGCCGGACGCACCGTACCGCCGGATCGCGCCGGTGGTGCCGAAATCCCCGGTGGTCCCCGACTCGGCGCCGGGTGCGCTGCGTTTGCCGATTGTGGCAGTGAACGATCCGGCGGCCGGCTGAGCCCGGACTTCAGCCCTTGAAGTAGACCAGCTGGTGACTGGTCGCCAGCAGCGTGCCGTCGCGACCCCACAGCTGAGCATTCTGGTCGAAGTGTCCGTGCCCGAAGCGGTTCGCGCGGGCCCGGCCCAGCAAGTACTCCGTACCCTGGTCGGCCAGTTCCTCCGCCGTGGCATGGAAGTACACGGTGAGCGAGATGGTGCCGGCCGGGAGATAACGCCCGCGCCGCAGGAACACTCGCGGGTAGAACGCGTCCGACATGGCCGTGAGCGAGGCGAAGTCGATCGGCCGGGCCGGACTGTCGCGCAACCACAGCGTGCTCACCGAATCCGGGTTCTCCGGAATCTCGGTGGTGGGCTCGATATCGGGCACGGCCCCGGCAACGAACCGCAGCTCGTAATTGTGGCCCCAGGCGATGAAATCCGGGAAGATCTGCGGAACGGCTTCGCCGGGCCCCGGCACCGACGGCATGGTGAGTTCCAGATCCGACCAGGTGTCGCGACGGATCCCGAATACGGCGGTCGCCGTGGTGGCGACCGCGCCGTCCTGGGTGAGTTCGAGTAGCCAGTGCTGATTCGTGCGGTTGGTGCGGACCGGGCGCGCCGTGATCTCGAAGGGCCCGTCGGCGATCGGTCCCGCGTAATTGACGGTGAGCGACAGCGGGTCGCCCAGTCGTTCGGGATGCCGTTCCACCGCCCGCAACAGCGCTGCCGCGGTGACTCCCCCGAACGGACCGACCATATTCGCGTAATCGGGGCAGGTGTGACCGGCCAACTGGTGCGCCTCGGTGTACTGCACGGCGATCGCCGTATCGAAGGGATGCGTCGACGCATCGATCCCGGTCACAGATCCTCCTGGAGATTCGGCCGTTTCCGGCGGCGAAGTAATCATAAGTATGACAACATACATAGTAATCGCAGGCAAGAGGGAGCAGCTATGCCACGACCGAAGGATCCCGACGGGCCCCGGGCGGCCATGATCAACAGTGCGATCTCGCTCATCCGGCGCCGCGGCGTCGCGGCCGTCTCGTTCACCGATGTACTCCAGGCCAGCGGCGCGCCACGCGGCTCGGTGTATCACCACTTCCCCGGCGGCCGCGCCCAGCTGATCACCGAGGCAACCGAGGCGGCGAGCAGCCGGATCACCGCCGGGGTCACCCGAGCGCTCGGCGCTCCCCGATCGTCGGCGGCACTGCGGGTGCTCGCCGATATGCTGGCCCGCGGGCTGGACGAGAACGACTATGCGCTCGGCTGCCCGATCGCCGCCGCGGCACTGGGCAACGAACCCGGCGCCGTCGCGGCGGCCGGATCGGCATTCGACAGTCTCCGCGAACTCGTCGCCGCGAAACTCGTGGAGGACGGGGCGCGTCCGGAACGGGCCCGGTCCATCGCCCTACTGGTGATCAGCTCGCTGGAAGGCGCCCTGATCGTCGCTCGGACCGAACGCGGACCGGCCGCACTCGATACGGTCGTCGACGAGCTGAGCGAGATCTGCCGGATCGCGGTCGAAGAAGCGTGATCCGAAGGTGGTCACTCCACCGCCCGGGTCTTGATCGCGTCCCGCGAGATGAACACGTCGT is a genomic window containing:
- a CDS encoding acyl-CoA thioesterase; this encodes MTGIDASTHPFDTAIAVQYTEAHQLAGHTCPDYANMVGPFGGVTAAALLRAVERHPERLGDPLSLTVNYAGPIADGPFEITARPVRTNRTNQHWLLELTQDGAVATTATAVFGIRRDTWSDLELTMPSVPGPGEAVPQIFPDFIAWGHNYELRFVAGAVPDIEPTTEIPENPDSVSTLWLRDSPARPIDFASLTAMSDAFYPRVFLRRGRYLPAGTISLTVYFHATAEELADQGTEYLLGRARANRFGHGHFDQNAQLWGRDGTLLATSHQLVYFKG
- a CDS encoding GMC family oxidoreductase; the protein is MSEAATDFDVLIVGSGFGGSVTALRLVEKGYRVGVLEAGRRYADDELPKTSWELRKFLWAPKLGCYGIQRIHPLRNVLILGGAGVGGGSLNYANTLYVPPEPFFQDPQWRDITDWRGELTPYYEQAKRMLGVVQNPHMTPADEVFKQVADDMGVGETFVRTPVGVFFGEPGETVDDPYFGGVGPARTGCLECGDCMVGCKFGAKNTLVKNYLYLAEQAGAQVVPMTTVTELRPRADGSWVVSAQKTGAWVRKQRTTYTARQVVVAAGTLGTQRLLHEMRDRRVLPELSDRLGLLTRTNSESIVGAATKKLAPGQDFTRGVAITSSIHPTPDTHIEPVRYGRGSNAMGLLQTLMVDGGGRIPRWLRFLGTALRHPLLMLSFLSVRNWSERTIISLVMQHLDNSITTYTTRGLFGRKLTSKQGHGEPNPTWIPAGNEATRRVAEQIGGTAGGTWGEVFNIPLTAHFLGGAAIGADRDSGVIDAYHRVFGYPTLSVVDGAAVSANLGVNPSLTITAQAERAAAYWPNKGEQDPRPAPDAPYRRIAPVVPKSPVVPDSAPGALRLPIVAVNDPAAG
- a CDS encoding AI-2E family transporter; protein product: MNGEKEIRADSTRSAGATRAPDRGEVFGSGVLWLAKWAVCVIAIAAGAWVLGFLAARLWVVLLPVLLAIVVSTVLWPPTRLLVKAGLPPAAAAALTVVGFIGVLAGGIALIVPSVVDQVPELSDKATTGINTVQDWLQGPPLNIRDEQLNSAVDAVVSRVQSSAEQIASGVFTGVSTATSVLVTIFLVLVISFFFVKDGPRFVPWMHKFTGGRSGRHFEEVLVRVWDVLGGFIRTQALVSFIDAFFIGLGLVLLGVPLWGVLTALTFLGGFIPMVGAFVAGALAVLVALVGNGFTTALIVLVIIIAVQQLEGNVLQPVLQSRTMKLHAVVVLLAVTGGATLYGITGAFLAVPVVAVAAVVVRYISEQIDVAVGEPDPSGEKATDPTPSEVDTEKAAEPGQ
- a CDS encoding TetR/AcrR family transcriptional regulator encodes the protein MPRPKDPDGPRAAMINSAISLIRRRGVAAVSFTDVLQASGAPRGSVYHHFPGGRAQLITEATEAASSRITAGVTRALGAPRSSAALRVLADMLARGLDENDYALGCPIAAAALGNEPGAVAAAGSAFDSLRELVAAKLVEDGARPERARSIALLVISSLEGALIVARTERGPAALDTVVDELSEICRIAVEEA
- a CDS encoding TetR/AcrR family transcriptional regulator, which translates into the protein MTTPRARARAQTMTDIKRIAREHLATDGAAALSLRAVARDLGVVSSAVYRYVRSRDELLTLLVIDGYDALGDAVEAALATAPDDPIEQFRVTARTVRTWALAEPAWYGLLFGTPVPGYAAPADRTVTPGTRVIATLMGLFDAAHRRGLLAPPAGGQPAPAGPLAGDFVRIRADFELDVPDWLLARGLTVWCTLFGAVSFDVFDMYGADTFTDRAQVFETHIAALENLLGVP